A genome region from Perca fluviatilis chromosome 20, GENO_Pfluv_1.0, whole genome shotgun sequence includes the following:
- the LOC120548913 gene encoding MAP3K12-binding inhibitory protein 1: MAETMKLSGNQAPPNESSKMSSYRDCMCALLKHLSDFGKELKLGDAALRIAVNIDAVGLPSSPDAHVYSCLQEHITKLQVVSESLKTLVDAHGVTSSTKDNTSDDAVTSSPVREQTTARSEHHPPSPEAAESKTAADDVMVQIRARKSEIERRISAFMERKQMEINENNVREFCNVIDCNQENSCARTEKKNGGFFFGGLERAGKVLWLLFVVFLHWLVTRVVNVYGPQTRGGGGQGEAGDQQRGPMARDCGNAAIEERLHNIETHLKLPTAGPVPLSVYQRLKKLEDRILELEGLSPEYFQSASHLHKRPRTSPAQACSLTELDEKISAVKAALLKRVNEFGPGYGTECPL; encoded by the exons ATGGCGGAGACAATGAAGCTGAGTGGAAATCAAGCTCCTCCTAATGAATCAAGCAAAATGTCCAGCTACAGGGACTGCATGTGTGCATTACTGAAGCATTTGTCCGACTTCGGGAAAGAG cTCAAATTAGGTGATGCTGCTCTAAGAATAGCAGTCAACATTGATGCTGTGGGTCTTCCGTCATCTCCAGATGCTCACGTGTACAGCTGTTTGCAGGAGCATATCACTAAATTACAG GTTGTTTCAGAAAGCTTAAAGACACTGGTAGATGCTCATGGTGTTACATCATCTACAAAAGACAACACATCAGACGATGCTGTCACCTCATCGCCAGTCCGAGAGCAGACGACTGCACGGTCTGAGCACCATCCTCCCAGCCCAGAGGCTGCAGAAAGTAAGACGGCGGCCGATGACGTCATGGTTCAGATCAGAGCCAGGAAGTCAGAG ATTGAGCGAAGAATATCTGCATTTATGGAACGCAAGCAGATGGAGATCAATGAAAACAATGTACGGGAGTTTTGCAACGTGATCGACTGCAATCAGG AAAACAGCTGTGCcagaacagaaaagaaaaatgggggttttttttttggggggttggaAAGGGCGGGAAAAG TATTATGGcttctgtttgttgttttccttcACTGGCTAGTTACACGGGTGGTAAACGTTTACGGGCCCCAGACTCGAGGTGGGGGAGGCCAAGGAGAAGCAGGTGATCAGCAGAGGGGGCCGATGGCAAGAGACTGCGGAAATGCAGCCATAGAAGAACGACTTCACAATATTGAGACTCACCTAAAACTCCCAACAG CGGGCCCAGTTCCATTGAGTGTCTACCAGAGACTAAAGAAGCTGGAGGATCGTATACTAGAGTTGGAGGGACTCTCACCGGAGTACTTTCAGTCCGCG agTCACCTGCACAAGCGCCCAAGGACATCTCCTGCTCAG GCCTGCAGTCTGACAGAGCTGGATGAGAAGATCAGTGCAGTGAAAGCAGCACTACTGAAGAGGGTGAATGAATTTGGGCCTGGATATGGAACAGAGTGTCCACTGTAA